The following coding sequences lie in one Halomonas sp. 'Soap Lake #6' genomic window:
- a CDS encoding type 1 glutamine amidotransferase has protein sequence MKIGILQTGRSPEGLREQHGDYDDMFRTLLAGRGFTFQTFPVLDGIFPPSPDAADGWLITGSRFGVYEDLPWIAPLESFLRDVYATGLPIIGVCFGHQILAQALGGKVEKFSGGWSVGATTYDTDAGAKRIMAWHQDQVIEPPSDARVIGHSDFCAHAMLAYGDTALTVQPHPEFNPQFMADLLDARGEVLPPDIMLTAKEGLDTELATAEMADRFTTFFKQPRPEKRP, from the coding sequence ATGAAAATCGGCATTCTTCAGACCGGGCGCTCCCCGGAAGGCCTTCGTGAGCAGCATGGCGACTATGACGACATGTTTCGCACCCTGCTGGCGGGGCGAGGGTTCACATTTCAGACATTTCCCGTGCTGGATGGGATATTTCCCCCTTCACCCGATGCTGCTGACGGATGGCTGATTACCGGCTCGCGCTTTGGTGTCTACGAAGACCTCCCCTGGATCGCCCCGCTGGAGTCGTTCCTGCGCGACGTTTACGCCACAGGGCTGCCGATTATCGGTGTCTGTTTCGGACATCAGATTTTGGCACAAGCACTCGGCGGCAAGGTAGAGAAGTTCTCAGGTGGATGGTCGGTCGGGGCCACGACCTATGACACTGACGCTGGGGCAAAACGGATTATGGCGTGGCATCAGGATCAAGTCATCGAGCCGCCAAGTGACGCACGTGTCATCGGGCACAGCGACTTCTGCGCCCATGCGATGCTGGCCTATGGCGATACCGCATTGACAGTGCAACCGCACCCCGAATTCAACCCTCAGTTCATGGCTGATCTACTGGACGCACGTGGTGAAGTTTTGCCGCCCGATATTATGCTAACGGCCAAAGAGGGACTGGACACTGAACTAGCGACCGCCGAGATGGCTGATCGTTTCACCACTTTCTTCAAGCAGCCACGGCCAGAAAAGAGGCCATAG
- a CDS encoding aminotransferase, with the protein MNERTNLSLAQMDKESFFHPVSSISDQKKSGPSIYTAGNGVMVTRDSGETLLDMGAGLWCVNVGYGRKELVQAGAEAMQQLSFQHCFGGAAAEPTIRLADRLLSLFRNTVPGSDMARVFFGNSGSDANDTAIKLMNYYNNLRGKPTKKKIIAREGGYHGLTLASGSLTGIRSYHTAFDMPLDKVLHTSCPHYLAFGKEGESEAAFTDRLIAELEEMIEQEGADTIGAFIAEPVMGTGGVFLPPEGYFEKLQEVLKRHDILLIADEVITGFGRTGQWFGSGTYNLRPDIVSLAKGLTSAYFPMSASLISRRMWDVFENTSEEMGVMMHGFTYSGHPVGAAIALANLDVMEQERLTERAATLGPVLLEALRKQVGNSPFVGDVRGVGLMAAVEFSGFPEGSAPHKIVAKHATAAGVLTRALPYLPVNSFSPPLTITETEIIDAVDRYAKALEAATPELEALLA; encoded by the coding sequence CAGTTAGCTCGATCAGCGACCAGAAAAAGAGCGGCCCATCGATCTACACTGCAGGCAATGGTGTCATGGTCACACGTGACAGCGGGGAAACGCTGCTTGATATGGGCGCGGGGCTATGGTGTGTGAACGTCGGCTATGGTCGCAAGGAGCTGGTTCAAGCGGGTGCCGAGGCGATGCAACAACTCAGCTTTCAACACTGTTTTGGGGGGGCTGCTGCAGAGCCGACCATTCGTTTGGCCGACCGCCTGCTGAGTCTGTTCCGCAATACGGTGCCCGGTTCGGATATGGCAAGAGTGTTCTTCGGCAACTCGGGGTCAGATGCCAACGACACAGCTATCAAGCTGATGAACTATTACAACAATCTGCGTGGCAAACCAACGAAGAAAAAGATCATCGCCCGCGAGGGAGGCTATCACGGCCTGACGCTGGCATCCGGCAGCCTGACAGGGATTAGATCCTATCACACCGCCTTTGATATGCCCCTGGACAAGGTGCTGCACACCAGTTGCCCACACTATCTTGCCTTCGGCAAGGAGGGTGAAAGTGAGGCAGCGTTTACCGATCGCCTGATCGCCGAACTGGAAGAGATGATCGAACAGGAAGGGGCTGACACCATCGGCGCTTTCATTGCTGAGCCTGTAATGGGCACCGGTGGTGTATTCTTGCCACCCGAAGGCTATTTCGAGAAACTCCAAGAGGTTTTGAAGCGCCACGACATCCTACTCATCGCCGACGAGGTGATTACCGGCTTTGGCCGCACCGGCCAATGGTTCGGTTCTGGCACCTATAACCTGCGCCCGGATATCGTGTCGCTTGCCAAGGGGCTGACCAGTGCCTATTTTCCAATGTCTGCATCGCTTATCTCACGCCGCATGTGGGACGTGTTCGAAAACACATCCGAGGAAATGGGCGTTATGATGCACGGTTTCACCTATTCCGGTCACCCGGTCGGTGCGGCAATTGCACTGGCCAATCTCGACGTTATGGAACAGGAACGTTTGACTGAACGGGCAGCAACGCTCGGCCCCGTCTTGCTGGAGGCGCTGCGCAAACAGGTGGGTAATAGCCCCTTTGTTGGCGATGTTCGTGGTGTGGGCCTGATGGCAGCTGTCGAGTTTTCAGGCTTCCCAGAAGGCAGCGCCCCACACAAGATCGTTGCCAAACATGCCACCGCCGCTGGCGTGTTAACTCGGGCGCTACCGTATCTGCCGGTTAACTCCTTCTCACCACCACTCACCATTACTGAAACAGAAATCATTGACGCCGTCGATCGCTACGCCAAAGCATTAGAGGCGGCAACACCCGAACTAGAGGCACTATTGGCATGA